Below is a genomic region from Dehalococcoidia bacterium.
TCGCTTTCAGGAGGAAGGGGCAATCTAGAGTGTTGTATTCGCACCTCCTTGGGACATCATTGCACCCGCTTAATGTGGTGCAATGACTGGTAGCAGGTCAACGGGAAGCGACGAAAATGATGACAGGATGCAAGAGGCACCAGGAGGTCAGATGAGCGAAGTTAGCGATTACGCTGGGCCATTCAACCCAGACACAAAGTATGAGGATTTCTCCCGGGATACGCTCCTGAAGCTACTCTCTTTGCAGTCTGATTACCTGCAGAAAGCGGATGGGTTGTGGTACATCACGGTCAAGAACATGGTGGGCGACGATGTGGCCTTTGAGAGTGACATGTGGGTCTGGGAAAGGGCCAACGCCTGGGAATTTGCACAGACGACCAAACTGTTCAAGATAGAAGGGCATGACGTTGCCGCCCTGCTGAAGGCCATGCAAGTGAGTCCATGGCTCAGGGCTTGGAAGGCTCGCTACGACCTCAAGAATAGCAATCACGGCATCATGACGATCGTTCATTGTCCCACTTTGTTAGGTCTTGAAAAAGAGGGTCAAGGCAGAGAAAAGCGGATATGCCACGTATGGGATCGGAAATGTAAACAACTTCAGGCGAATTTCTTCGACCCGAAGATAAAGGCAACGGCCCTGAAGCTTCCTCCTCGTAAAAGCAAAGATGACATCTGCTGTCAATGGAAATTCAAGCTGGAACCTTGACAGCAGATAGAAAAGCATTGAAAAGCTTGACTGCCTGGCCCTGGATTAGCGTCATTTTGAATGCTATGTAGAATAAGTATCAGGGCCGGAGAAAACAACGAAAGCACTGATCATGCGTAAGAAACACAAGGAGGTCAGATGAGCGAGTTAAGCGATTACTCTGGGCCATTTAACCCAAACGTGAACTACGAACACTTCTCAAGGGATGTTCTTGTGAAGCTGCTAACTCTGCAGGCCGATTACCTGCAGAAAGCCGATGGGCTCTGGTATGTCACCGTCAAAAACAG
It encodes:
- a CDS encoding DUF6125 family protein, which produces MSEVSDYAGPFNPDTKYEDFSRDTLLKLLSLQSDYLQKADGLWYITVKNMVGDDVAFESDMWVWERANAWEFAQTTKLFKIEGHDVAALLKAMQVSPWLRAWKARYDLKNSNHGIMTIVHCPTLLGLEKEGQGREKRICHVWDRKCKQLQANFFDPKIKATALKLPPRKSKDDICCQWKFKLEP